The window AGGACGATTCCGGTTTCGTAGCCGAACACGCGCGCGAAGCGTTCAACTTCAACCTGTCCATGTTCCTGATGGCCTGTGCGCTGGCGATCGTTGGCGCGGTGCTGGTGGGCGCGACGATCCTGACGCTCGGCATCGGCGCCATCGTCACCCTGCCCGCCGGGCTGGTGCTGGCGGTGATGGCGGCGGTCGTGGCGGTGAGCTGGCTGGTGTGCAGCATCGTCGCGACGTTCAAGGCGTGGAACGGCGAGTCCTACCGCTATCCGTTCACGCTCCGCCTGTTGAAGTAAGCGCGGCGAAAGAGTTGGAAAAGGCCGGGGATTCCCGGCCTTTTTCTGCCTGCGGTTCAGTGCGTGCGCTCGACCACCTGTCGCGCCAGCGCGGCCAGCGCGCCGGTGTCGGCGTCCAGCGCGTCCAGCGCCTGCCGCATCGTCGCCGCCAGCGTCTCCAGCCGCGCGCGGCTGGCGTCGATGCCGATCAGCGCGGGGAACGTCGCCTTGTCCTGCGCCGCGTCCTTGCCGGCGGTCTTGCCGAGGGTGGCGGCGTCGCCCTCGATGTCGAGCAGGTCGTCGCGGATCTGGAAGGCGAGGCCGAGTGCGTCCGCATAGCGATCCAACTGCGTCGATTGCTCGGGCGTGGCGTTGCCGGCCAACGCGCCCAGCCGCACCGCGCAGCGCAGCAGCGCGCCGGTCTTGAGCGCGTGCAGGCGTTCGAGCTGCTCCGGGGCGATGACGCGGCCGGTGGCGTCGATGTCCAGCGCCTGTCCGCCGCACATGCCCGCCACGCCCGAGGCGCGCG is drawn from Thermomonas brevis and contains these coding sequences:
- a CDS encoding DUF4870 domain-containing protein — translated: MDTVQMQTLTSSQNDRLWAASAHGGALLLAFLTSWSAGIAGMLAAGAIYLAKKDDSGFVAEHAREAFNFNLSMFLMACALAIVGAVLVGATILTLGIGAIVTLPAGLVLAVMAAVVAVSWLVCSIVATFKAWNGESYRYPFTLRLLK
- the ispA gene encoding (2E,6E)-farnesyl diphosphate synthase, with protein sequence MAAPDFSSWRARADAALERALPDPATSPQRLHAAMRHGVLNGGKRMRPLLVYATGAALGAPDAELDAAAAAVELVHCYSLVHDDLPAMDDDDLRRGQPTVHVAFDEATAILAGDALQTLAFETLAAAPQPPERRVAMLAELARASGVAGMCGGQALDIDATGRVIAPEQLERLHALKTGALLRCAVRLGALAGNATPEQSTQLDRYADALGLAFQIRDDLLDIEGDAATLGKTAGKDAAQDKATFPALIGIDASRARLETLAATMRQALDALDADTGALAALARQVVERTH